Proteins found in one Methylobacterium sp. CB376 genomic segment:
- the cobD gene encoding threonine-phosphate decarboxylase CobD translates to MGAFAGIRHGGDLGEARRLFPDAPQPWFDLSTGINPVPYPCPPLDASLLTRLPAPADLAALDAAAAAAYGADPAEIVAAPGTQALIAWLPHLRPAGRVAVVGPTYAEHAAAWRRAGHAVATVPDLPAAADHDVAVVVNPNNPDGRVTGRPALAAAAAHLGARGGLLVVDEAFADLEPVESLCGGVPEGAVVLRSFGKTYGLAGLRLGFAVAPAPFAARLRAALGPWAVSGPALAAGIAALSDRRWREEAAAARRADAARLDRLLARAGGRLVGGTALFRTADFPDAPALFDRLGRAGLFVRRFEEQPCRLRFGLPAAPDAWERLEGALA, encoded by the coding sequence ATGGGGGCTTTCGCGGGGATCCGGCACGGGGGCGACCTCGGCGAGGCGCGGCGGCTCTTCCCCGACGCGCCCCAGCCGTGGTTCGACCTCTCGACCGGGATCAACCCGGTCCCCTATCCGTGCCCGCCCCTCGACGCCAGCCTCCTCACCCGCCTGCCCGCCCCGGCGGACCTCGCCGCCCTCGACGCGGCCGCCGCCGCCGCCTACGGGGCGGACCCGGCCGAGATCGTGGCGGCGCCCGGCACCCAGGCGCTGATCGCGTGGCTGCCGCACCTGCGCCCGGCCGGCCGGGTGGCGGTGGTCGGGCCGACCTACGCCGAGCACGCGGCGGCGTGGCGGCGGGCGGGCCACGCCGTCGCGACCGTGCCGGATCTTCCCGCGGCGGCCGACCACGACGTCGCCGTCGTGGTCAATCCCAACAACCCCGACGGGCGGGTGACGGGGCGCCCGGCCCTCGCGGCCGCGGCCGCCCACCTCGGCGCCCGGGGCGGCCTCCTCGTGGTCGACGAGGCCTTCGCCGACCTGGAGCCGGTCGAGAGCCTCTGCGGCGGCGTGCCGGAGGGCGCCGTGGTGCTGCGCTCCTTCGGCAAGACCTATGGGCTCGCGGGGCTGCGCCTCGGCTTCGCGGTGGCCCCCGCCCCCTTCGCCGCGAGGCTGCGGGCGGCGCTCGGGCCCTGGGCGGTGTCGGGGCCCGCCCTCGCGGCCGGGATCGCCGCCCTGTCCGACCGGCGCTGGCGCGAGGAGGCCGCCGCGGCCCGGCGGGCGGATGCGGCGCGGCTCGACCGGCTGCTCGCGCGCGCGGGCGGGCGACTCGTCGGCGGCACCGCCCTGTTCCGCACGGCGGATTTCCCGGACGCGCCGGCCCTGTTCGACCGGCTCGGCCGGGCGGGGCTGTTCGTGCGCCGCTTCGAGGAGCAGCCGTGCCGGCTGCGCTTCGGCCTTCCCGCCGCGCCGGACGCCTGGGAGCGGCTCGAAGGCGCGCTGGCGTGA
- a CDS encoding capsule polysaccharide transporter, giving the protein MSVDEVKRRDRLGGVIAFARRSLPELRRDAETILPVDAPRSRRALQLLNPLRWTRLTRPEVDPRPRRIGAGLVRNFVIFVVAPTFVSGIYLFLLASDQYVVESRFAVRGETLPLGEVRIGEFSGLIQKNNNQDTYIVAEYIRSTPMLESAQQALDVRAMFTRREADFWARYSGKTPIEELLKYWRKHVQTSIDLVSGIITLKVAAFTPEDGVRIAQHIVGRAEALINGISERAQEDMLRHSREEVQKASDRLTQAYVALREFRNRWGIIDPIKSAEATYTTMIELRKEKIKLENDLQVLRSSSLDEKSRSIQAIVANIAALDQQLKHLQESLTSDAMAGDAPNAARALLEYERLVIERTVAERLHESAVGMLERARIAAGKQSVYLATFVPPAQPQYATLPERPETLFVIFFCLLVAWGSATLLIEGVKDHNI; this is encoded by the coding sequence ATGAGCGTGGACGAGGTCAAGCGGCGCGACAGGCTCGGCGGCGTCATCGCATTCGCGCGGCGCTCGCTGCCCGAACTGCGCCGGGACGCCGAGACGATCCTGCCGGTCGACGCGCCGCGCTCGCGCCGCGCGCTGCAGCTCCTCAACCCGCTGCGCTGGACCCGGCTCACCCGGCCGGAGGTCGACCCGCGCCCCCGCCGCATCGGCGCCGGCCTCGTGCGCAACTTCGTGATCTTCGTCGTCGCGCCGACCTTCGTGTCAGGAATCTACCTGTTCCTGCTCGCCTCCGACCAGTACGTGGTCGAGAGCCGCTTCGCCGTGCGCGGCGAGACCCTGCCGCTCGGCGAGGTCAGGATCGGCGAGTTCTCCGGGCTCATCCAGAAGAACAACAACCAGGACACCTATATCGTCGCGGAGTACATCCGCAGCACGCCGATGCTGGAGAGCGCCCAGCAGGCCCTCGACGTGCGCGCCATGTTCACCCGCCGCGAGGCCGATTTCTGGGCGCGCTACTCCGGCAAGACGCCGATCGAGGAGCTGCTGAAGTACTGGCGCAAGCACGTCCAAACCAGCATCGACCTGGTCTCGGGCATCATCACCCTGAAGGTCGCGGCCTTCACGCCCGAGGACGGCGTGCGGATCGCGCAGCACATCGTCGGCCGGGCCGAGGCCCTGATCAATGGGATCTCGGAGCGCGCGCAGGAGGACATGCTGCGCCACAGCCGCGAGGAGGTGCAGAAGGCGAGCGACCGGCTCACCCAGGCCTACGTCGCCCTGCGGGAATTCCGCAACCGCTGGGGCATTATCGACCCGATCAAGTCGGCCGAGGCGACCTACACCACGATGATCGAACTCCGGAAGGAGAAGATCAAGCTCGAGAACGACCTCCAGGTCTTGCGGTCCTCCTCCCTCGACGAGAAATCCCGCTCGATCCAGGCGATCGTCGCGAACATCGCGGCCCTCGACCAGCAATTGAAGCACCTGCAGGAGAGCCTGACCAGCGACGCGATGGCGGGGGACGCGCCGAACGCCGCCCGGGCCCTGCTCGAATACGAGCGCCTGGTGATCGAGCGGACCGTGGCCGAGCGCCTGCACGAATCGGCGGTCGGCATGCTGGAGCGCGCCCGCATCGCGGCGGGCAAGCAGTCGGTCTACCTCGCGACCTTCGTGCCGCCGGCGCAGCCCCAGTACGCGACCCTGCCGGAGCGGCCCGAGACGCTGTTCGTCATCTTCTTCTGCCTCCTCGTCGCCTGGGGGAGCGCGACCCTGCTGATCGAGGGTGTGAAGGACCACAACATCTGA